Proteins from a genomic interval of Apteryx mantelli isolate bAptMan1 chromosome 5, bAptMan1.hap1, whole genome shotgun sequence:
- the C5H4orf19 gene encoding uncharacterized protein C4orf19 homolog, protein MSEYRKLQTTAQFIIAFTSKDPSYIFDPEEAQSPGYTHKVNSYKQNEQDSNKFKFKQNSEIQEHKNELQKDELKRTENKNQVNSTKETLWNHRGNAFQEDGLGKCVAKLDVAVNGGNSCAGAHPSLNPNISPMKEASKQGTFSLSAESSSVSTKDFYTKPNESGQKFDLEAGSHSKSACKEPNSIQDGNSHLAGENTSLIGSAILETQNNAIQLPDVDYPQNGSQTRNYIEKDSFSINYAHSDQNTRPSAKQDQDLYLTPPLHTKESSTEPFKTYSVNLSEDIPDGITAKTLTKAAQAPTHPDHRDINGEIEEEDTEVAAALAALEAATAGEDLEDDNEY, encoded by the exons ATGTCAGAGTACAG GAAACTGCAGACTACAGCACAGTTCATCATTGCATTCACATCAAAGGACCCCAG CTATATTTTTGATCCAGAAGAAGCACAATCACCTGGATACACTCACAAAGTGAACAGCTACAAACAAAATGAGCAAGACAGCAATAAATTCAAATTCAAACAGAATAGTGAAATTCAAGAACACAAAAATGAACTCCAGAAGGATGAGttaaagagaacagaaaataaaaatcaggtaAACAGTACAAAAGAAACTCTCTGGAACCACAGAGGAAATGCTTTTCAAGAGGACGGCCTTGGAAAGTGTGTTGCAAAGCTTGATGTTGCAGTCAACGGTGGCAACTCCTGCGCTGGAGCACACCCCAGTCTCAATCCCAACATAAGCCCAATGAAGGAAGCCAGCAAACAGGGAACCTTCAGCTTGTCAGCAGAGTCTTCTTCAGTCAGCACCAAAGACTTCTACACCAAACCAAATGAGTCTGGTCAAAAATTTGACCTAGAAGCAGGCAGTCACAGCAAGTCAGCCTGTAAAGAGCCAAATAGTATTCAAGATGGGAACTCCCACTTGGCAGGGGAAAACACCTCTCTTATAGGAAGTGCCATACTGGAAACACAAAATAATGCCATACAATTGCCAGATGTAGATTATCCCCAAAATGGCAGCCAGACCAGGAACTATATTGAAAAAGATAGCTTTTCAATCAATTATGCACATTCAGATCAAAACACCAGGCCTTCAGCAAAACAAGACCAGGACCTTTATTTAACTCCTCCTTTGCATACGAAGGAAAGCAGTACTGAACCTTTTAAAACTTACTCTGTAAATCTGAGTGAGGACATTCCCGACGGTATCACTGCCAAAACCCTTACCAAAGCAGCACAGGCACCCACACACCCTGACCACAGAGATATCAATGGAGAAATTGAGGAGGAAGACACAGAAGTGGCAGCAGCTCTGGCTGCACTGGAAGCTGCAACCGCAGGGGAAGATCTGGAAGATGACAATGAGTACTAG